CCGCGGCCAATCCCTCGTCGTCTGGGGGATCCGGGAAGGCCGCCAGTGCGCGCGTGCCGTCGACGAGTTCCTCATGGGGAGCTCCGAGCTCCCGCGCTGAAAAGGGCTACTGGCGGGGTCGCGGGCGCGGCGCGGCGCTCGGTACCTGATCCTCCGGCACCGGCCGGTACTGCGAGCCGATGCCGGCCGGTCCGGGCGTCACCACCACGCCTCCCGGCGGCGCGGGCACCAAGCCGGCCCCTATGCCCGCCGGGCCGGGTCCGACCGCGAGGCCGCCCGGTGGTGACCGGTAATACGGACCGGCGACGCCACCAGCGCCGACCGCGGTGAACGGCGTCGGCTGATACATGCCCGGCACGGGCTGTTGCGGCACCGGCCTCGCGCCTGGCCGCACGATGCCGTAGGGGCCATAGGGGCTGTAATAGCCTGGATCGTAGGCGGTCGGATACGGACTGTCGCAATCGGTCCGACGGTCGGCGATGCAGCGCTCGCGCCACTGGCGATAGGCTTCGGCCGACGCCGCATCCTGGGCTGCGGCCGTCTGGCGATTCCGCTGCGCATCCTCCTCGAGCCGGGCCACGCGATCCTTCAACGCCTGTTCCCGGCGCCCGGCGTCGCCTTTCGACGCGTCGTACGCCTCGATCGTGCTGACCCGTCCCTTGTCCTCGTCGAGCTTCTCGCTCTTCCGGTTGTCGGGCGGGGTGCTGGAATAGTTGGTGACGCCCTTGTCGTCGATCCATTTGTAGACCTGGGCAAGCGCTACCAGTGGGAACGCGAGCGCGACCCCCAGGGCGACGAGTGGAACACGGCGAACGCTCATGAATGAATTACGCACCACCTGGCTCCTCGGATGACAGGCGCGCTGTCACGGACCGGGCCGACGGGTTCCCGTCACCGTGGCGTCGGCCGCGGGAGCCCCGGCGGTCCAGGCTGCACCGGCGGTGCAATCGGCTGGACCGGGCGGACCGGGTAGTACGGATACCCCGTCGGCTCAAGCCCGTAGTCGAACGTCCCGCGCGAGGGATCGTCGCAGTCTACACGCCGATCCTGTAGACAGCGCTCCCGCCATTGCGGATCCGCCGCGATCCCGGACTGCGCATTGGCGCTCTCGCGGCGCTGCGCGGCGAGGTCACGCTCCACGCCGTCGGCTTTCTGTTGCGGCGCCCGATCCTGTCCCGCCTGGATCTTCTCGGGCTTCGGGCCGGGCACGGTGCTGACGCGGGACTTGGCGTCATCGAGCTTCTGGACGTTGCGGGCGTTTGCGGGCGGCCTGGCGCCGTAGTTCGTCGTGCCCGTCTCGTCCGTCCACTTGAAGAGCTCGGCCCCGGCCGGGAAAGCGAGCGCGCCCGCGACGAGCGAAACGAGCATCCGCGAGTGGGGGAGGTGGGCCACGGTCAGATGATGCGCCCCCGGAGCTGGGTTGTGACGATCTCGGCGACGAACACCGCCGCGACGATCGCGAGCAGGATCATCGCGACCCGGTCCCACGCCGCGGGCACCGCCCGAATGTCACGAATCGTGGCATCCGTGAAGATCTCCGCAAACGCCTCGGTCACGGGCGCCCGGTTCCTTGCTAACATCCGGATCGATAAGGGAGTTTCAGTCAAGTGAACGTCGTCATCCTGGCCGCGGGCCAGGGCAAGCGGATGCACTCGGACCTGCCCAAGGTGCTCCATCCGCTGGCCGGCCGGCCGCTCCTCGCGCACGTCCTCGACACCGCCCGGTCGCTCGGGCCGTCGTGCGTGTGCGTCGTGTACGGACACGGCGGTGAGCGCGTGCGCGAGACGATCGGCGGCGACGCGATCGCCTGGGTGCGTCAGGAGCCCCAGCTCGGCACCGGGCACGCGCTCCAGCAGGCGCTCCCGGCGCTCGGTCCGGACGCGCAGACGCTCGTCCTGTACGGCGACGTCCCGCTGACGCGCGCCGAAACGCTGCGCGCGCTCGGCACC
This genomic stretch from Candidatus Eisenbacteria bacterium harbors:
- a CDS encoding DUF4124 domain-containing protein, whose protein sequence is MRNSFMSVRRVPLVALGVALAFPLVALAQVYKWIDDKGVTNYSSTPPDNRKSEKLDEDKGRVSTIEAYDASKGDAGRREQALKDRVARLEEDAQRNRQTAAAQDAASAEAYRQWRERCIADRRTDCDSPYPTAYDPGYYSPYGPYGIVRPGARPVPQQPVPGMYQPTPFTAVGAGGVAGPYYRSPPGGLAVGPGPAGIGAGLVPAPPGGVVVTPGPAGIGSQYRPVPEDQVPSAAPRPRPRQ
- a CDS encoding DUF4124 domain-containing protein; this encodes MAHLPHSRMLVSLVAGALAFPAGAELFKWTDETGTTNYGARPPANARNVQKLDDAKSRVSTVPGPKPEKIQAGQDRAPQQKADGVERDLAAQRRESANAQSGIAADPQWRERCLQDRRVDCDDPSRGTFDYGLEPTGYPYYPVRPVQPIAPPVQPGPPGLPRPTPR